Proteins from a single region of Belliella baltica DSM 15883:
- a CDS encoding gliding motility protein encodes MKTQHPCFILFLLLIFSACSSEKNTFMNRMYHNTTSRHNAYYLSNEKILELENTIKSNHKEDFSQVLPIFYPVDSATIEQNEELLKEARELSSKAIDWHRISKWVDDNYFLIGMIDYYQADTDDAINTFKYLNVNSKDKDLRHRSLIQLMRIFIDQKKYDDVVFVIDYLSKESKINAENRYHLFKTLAYYYHSKEDIEGKIGALDKTLEYTKDSKEKSRINFILAQLYQREGLDALAYNYYIEAQKGNPPYERSFFAQLYAQKVAELDRSKDIKRVRNYYDELYADSKNKELKDVVLYEKALFELLQNEKEVAVNLLHRAAKEEGNNPIQKGYIYQKLAEISFETEKDYRAAKYYYDSALTHFRPRDPSYQQIESSKGILDEYVLHFETIAKNDSLISLSKLSSEEQELIADNFIKSEEERLLKEAAEKEKPKNTGIFENLLAFGGKSTGENFYFDNSVAMQQGSIDFFRDWGNRPLQDNWRRSTQGFSSITNNEIENTPEQSESDVSEENIFEQIPSKEELLSQIPKSETDIAILDSKLETSYFELGKLLFFDFKEPEFSIENLESLITTYPNTIKKPEAYYILYLAQKERNGNAELYSQRLNREFPESPFTFSVNNPDGVSGNLAYIQSSNGYKEAYNLYNSRNYPEARKILRSTLEEFPLTRNTEKLLLLDVMISGKIDDKNRYKTRLESYIQNTENPDLLKMARNMLIALTGEKPDTDTLGEEEELEEKEEVQTVEEEADIEDESPYKENPNQTHIFVIALEAEQSSVAKSLLADLEGFHSANFPSSRLRTGNMNLNRENAIYIVSPFNNAEKALEYRSKFMKDFETTSLSEDDKANSFLISIENFQELNKRKNIEEYRSFYKKTYN; translated from the coding sequence ATGAAAACGCAGCATCCTTGTTTTATTCTATTTTTGCTTCTGATTTTTTCAGCATGTTCTTCCGAGAAGAATACCTTTATGAATCGAATGTATCACAATACTACGTCTAGGCACAATGCTTATTATTTGTCAAATGAGAAAATTTTAGAATTAGAAAACACTATCAAATCTAACCATAAGGAGGATTTCAGTCAGGTTCTGCCAATTTTCTATCCTGTGGATAGTGCTACAATTGAGCAAAATGAAGAACTTCTAAAAGAAGCGAGAGAACTTTCCTCAAAGGCAATAGATTGGCATAGAATTTCAAAATGGGTTGACGACAATTATTTTTTGATCGGAATGATTGATTACTATCAAGCAGATACGGATGACGCCATCAACACATTCAAATACCTCAATGTAAACAGCAAAGACAAAGATCTGCGGCACAGGAGTTTAATTCAATTGATGAGAATTTTTATTGATCAAAAAAAATATGATGATGTTGTCTTCGTCATTGACTACCTATCCAAAGAATCAAAAATCAATGCTGAAAATAGGTATCATCTTTTCAAAACATTAGCTTACTATTATCATTCAAAAGAAGACATAGAAGGTAAAATAGGTGCACTTGACAAAACCTTAGAATACACAAAAGACAGCAAGGAAAAATCAAGGATTAACTTTATACTAGCTCAACTTTACCAAAGAGAAGGACTGGATGCACTTGCATATAATTATTATATAGAAGCCCAAAAGGGAAACCCTCCCTACGAGAGAAGCTTTTTTGCCCAGCTATATGCACAGAAAGTAGCTGAGCTTGATCGATCCAAGGATATCAAAAGAGTAAGAAATTATTACGACGAACTCTATGCTGATAGTAAGAACAAAGAACTCAAAGATGTAGTCCTTTATGAAAAAGCTCTTTTTGAATTATTACAAAATGAAAAAGAAGTTGCGGTGAATCTACTCCACAGAGCTGCAAAAGAAGAGGGGAACAACCCAATCCAAAAAGGGTATATCTATCAAAAACTTGCAGAAATAAGTTTTGAAACGGAGAAGGATTATAGGGCTGCAAAATATTATTATGACAGTGCGCTGACACATTTCAGGCCCAGAGACCCTTCCTACCAACAAATAGAGTCAAGCAAAGGTATCTTGGATGAATATGTTTTACATTTTGAGACAATTGCCAAAAATGACAGTCTAATAAGTTTAAGTAAACTTAGTTCGGAGGAGCAAGAACTGATTGCGGATAACTTCATTAAGAGTGAAGAAGAACGATTATTGAAAGAAGCGGCAGAAAAAGAAAAGCCAAAAAATACGGGAATATTTGAGAATCTTTTGGCCTTCGGTGGTAAAAGTACGGGTGAAAACTTCTATTTCGACAACAGTGTCGCCATGCAACAAGGGTCTATAGATTTCTTTAGAGATTGGGGGAATAGACCCTTGCAAGATAATTGGAGAAGAAGCACACAAGGGTTCTCCTCCATCACCAATAATGAAATCGAAAATACCCCAGAACAATCAGAGTCGGACGTTTCGGAAGAGAATATTTTTGAGCAGATTCCTAGCAAGGAAGAATTACTTTCACAAATACCAAAATCAGAAACTGATATCGCTATACTTGATTCAAAACTTGAAACATCTTATTTTGAATTAGGCAAACTTCTGTTTTTTGATTTTAAGGAGCCTGAGTTTAGTATTGAAAATCTTGAAAGTTTGATAACTACCTATCCAAACACCATCAAGAAACCTGAGGCTTATTATATCCTTTACCTCGCTCAAAAAGAAAGAAATGGAAATGCTGAACTTTATAGCCAAAGGTTGAATAGAGAGTTCCCTGAGTCACCATTCACATTTTCTGTGAACAATCCTGATGGTGTGTCTGGAAACCTTGCTTATATCCAATCATCCAATGGCTACAAAGAAGCATACAATCTATATAATTCAAGAAATTACCCTGAAGCTAGAAAAATTCTAAGGTCAACACTTGAGGAGTTCCCATTGACAAGAAATACTGAAAAGCTTCTTCTTTTGGATGTCATGATTTCTGGTAAAATCGATGACAAAAATCGATATAAAACTAGATTAGAAAGTTACATTCAGAACACAGAAAATCCCGACCTGTTAAAAATGGCAAGAAATATGCTAATTGCACTTACCGGCGAGAAACCAGATACAGATACTTTAGGTGAAGAAGAAGAGCTTGAAGAAAAAGAAGAAGTACAAACCGTAGAGGAAGAAGCGGATATTGAAGATGAATCTCCTTATAAAGAAAATCCTAACCAAACACATATATTTGTGATCGCCCTAGAGGCAGAGCAGTCGAGTGTTGCCAAAAGCCTTTTGGCAGATTTAGAAGGTTTCCATTCTGCTAACTTCCCATCCTCGAGGCTGAGAACTGGTAATATGAATTTGAACAGAGAAAATGCAATCTACATAGTCAGCCCGTTCAATAATGCAGAAAAAGCTTTAGAATATAGGTCTAAGTTTATGAAAGATTTCGAAACAACTTCATTAAGTGAGGATGATAAAGCGAACAGTTTCTTAATCTCAATAGAAAACTTTCAAGAGCTCAACAAAAGAAAAAATATAGAAGAGTATAGAAGCTTCTACAAGAAAACATATAACTAA